A region of the Kaistia geumhonensis genome:
AGAAGCGCAACGTCATGAAGTCGGGCGTGCTCTGGAACCAGATCGTGACGCGCGTCGGCAAGGAGGAATATGCCGATGTCGCGCTCGAGCATGTGCTCGCCGACAATTGCGCGATGCAGCTCGTCCGCCGTCCCAAGCAGTATGATGTCATCGTCACCGACAATCTCTTCGGCGACATCCTGTCCGACGTCGCCGCCATGCTGACCGGCTCGCTCGGCATGCTGCCCTCCGCCTCGCTCGGCGCGCCCGACGCGACGACCGGCCGGCGCAAGGCGCTCTACGAGCCGGTGCACGGTTCGGCCCCGGACATCGCCGGCAAGGGCATCGCCAACCCGATCGCGATGATCGCGTCCTTCGGCATGGCGCTGCGCTATTCCTTCGGTCTCGTCGCCGAGGCGGACCTGCTCGACCGGGCCATCGCCGGCGTGCTCGCCAAGGGGCTCAGGACCGCCGATATCGCCACGGCCGGGACTACGCCCTGTGGCACCACCGCCATGGGCGACGCGATCATCGCCGAGCTCGACATCCTCTCGACCTGATGGGGGCGAGGGGCAGTTTTTTGCGCGTGGACGCTGGCAATATCGGGGCAGACCCTGTATACGGCCGCATCCAGATTGACAGCCCGTTCCGACGGGCGGCACGCCGCGCTCGAGGCGGCGACGTGACGAAGGAAGATTGAAATGGCCGTTCCGAAGCGAAAGACTTCGCCCTCCAAGCGCAACATGCGCCGCTCGCATGACGCTCTTTCGCAGCCGACCTATATCGAGGACAAGAATTCGGGCGAGCTGCGCCGTCCGCATCACATCGACCTCAAGACCGGCATGTATCGCGGCCGCCAGATCCTGACGCCGAAGGCGGAAGGCTGATCCGGCCAGCCCGGTCTCAAGTGCTCGAAAGGCCGGCCTCGCGCCGGCCTTTTGCTTTTTGGGGGCGGGCCTGGCGGCCGCATTGTCCACGCGCATTGCGCGTGTCACTGTCGCGCCTCGCGCCGCCGCTTCGCCGGCGCAACAGGGACGGCCGATGCCGATGGACGACGCCTCGATCGAGCAGGTTCTCGCCCGCAACGGCGAGGCCGTCTATCGCTGGACGATCGGGGATGACAGCCTTGCCTGGAGCGCCGGCGCCGCTCGGCTGCTCGGTGTCGCCGACCCTGCCGCCATCGCGACCGGCGCCGCCTATCACGCGCTTTCCGACACCGGCAATCCGGTGTCGCGACGCGAGCAGGTGCTGAAGGGGCTCGGCTTCGACAATGGCGAGGGCGTTTCCTACAGGATCGAATATGCCCTGCGCCCGGAGGGGCTGGATGGGCCGGTCGTCTGGATCGAGGACATCGGCCGCTGGTATGCGGAGGGATCGCGCCGCGCCGTCCGTGCCGAAGGGCTCGTCCGCGTCATCAACGAACGGCACGCGCGCGAACAGAGGCTCGCCTTTCTCACGCGCTACGACACCGAGACGGGCCTCCTCAACCGCGCCTATCTCCTCGATCTTCTGACGAACACCATCGCGGACGCCCGGAAGTTCCGCACCTCCGCCGCCTTCCTGCAGATCGCGATCGACGACCTGCCGCTCATCAACGCCGCCTACGGGCTTCAGGCCGGCGACCGGGCGGTCGTGGCGGTAGCGCAACGCATTCGTGGTCGACTGCGCGAGGGCGATGCGATCGCGCGCTATTCGGGTGGCAAGCTCGCGCTCCTCCTCATGAATTGCGACGAGCAGGAGATGCAGGTCGCCGCCGAGCGCTTCCTCGCCGCCGTGCGCGAGGACGTCATCGTGACGCCGGAGGCGGCCTTCGCCATCACGGTCTCGATCGGCGGTGTCGCCATTCCGCGCCATGGCCGAAACCGGGCCGAGTGTCTTGAGCGGGCACAGGAGAGCCTCGACCTTGCGCGCGGCGCCGGCCGCGGCCGCTTCGTCGCCTTCGCGCCGTCGGCGGAGCGCGCCGAGCAGCGACGCGCCAATGCCGCCCTGTCGCGCCAGCTGGTCGGGGCGCTGACCGAGCGTCGCCTGCGACTCGCCTTCCAGCCGGTGGTCGATATCGCAACGCGCCGGCCGCTGTTCCATGAGGCGCTGCTGCGCCTCGTGCAGCCCGACGGATCGATCGTCTCTGCCGGACATGTGATGCCCCTCGCCGAGCAGCTCGGCCTCGCGCGGCTTTTCGATCTCGCGATCCTCGAACTCGTGCTCAAGGCGCTCGCCGATCATCAGGAGGCGGTGCTCTCGGTCAATGTCGCCCCGGAGACCATCGCAGCGCCGGACTGGCTGGCGCTCGTCACGGAAATGGTGGAGCGCCGCCCCGATATCGGGCGCCGTCTGATCGTCGAGATCACCGAGACCAGCGCCATCCGCAACATCAAGGAAACGGAACTGTTCGTCGACGCCGTGCACCGGCTCGGCGCGCGTGTCGCGATCGACGATTTCGGCGCCGGTTACACGTCGTTCCGCAGCCTGCGCCGCCTTGCCGTCGATGTCGTCAAGATCGACGGCGATTTCGTACGCGCCATCACGGCGAGCGGCGACGACCAGATCTTCGTCCGG
Encoded here:
- a CDS encoding bifunctional diguanylate cyclase/phosphodiesterase codes for the protein MPMDDASIEQVLARNGEAVYRWTIGDDSLAWSAGAARLLGVADPAAIATGAAYHALSDTGNPVSRREQVLKGLGFDNGEGVSYRIEYALRPEGLDGPVVWIEDIGRWYAEGSRRAVRAEGLVRVINERHAREQRLAFLTRYDTETGLLNRAYLLDLLTNTIADARKFRTSAAFLQIAIDDLPLINAAYGLQAGDRAVVAVAQRIRGRLREGDAIARYSGGKLALLLMNCDEQEMQVAAERFLAAVREDVIVTPEAAFAITVSIGGVAIPRHGRNRAECLERAQESLDLARGAGRGRFVAFAPSAERAEQRRANAALSRQLVGALTERRLRLAFQPVVDIATRRPLFHEALLRLVQPDGSIVSAGHVMPLAEQLGLARLFDLAILELVLKALADHQEAVLSVNVAPETIAAPDWLALVTEMVERRPDIGRRLIVEITETSAIRNIKETELFVDAVHRLGARVAIDDFGAGYTSFRSLRRLAVDVVKIDGDFVRAITASGDDQIFVRRLAELARDLGIETVAEWVQDEAAVRLLAGWGVQAIQGDVSGEASLDPPWAATNSD
- the rpmF gene encoding 50S ribosomal protein L32, with the translated sequence MAVPKRKTSPSKRNMRRSHDALSQPTYIEDKNSGELRRPHHIDLKTGMYRGRQILTPKAEG